One Primulina huaijiensis isolate GDHJ02 chromosome 8, ASM1229523v2, whole genome shotgun sequence genomic region harbors:
- the LOC140983179 gene encoding (S)-coclaurine N-methyltransferase-like — protein sequence MAATADANGGIIYLLMQVPYEATVRLMLTSLERNLLPDPVVRLLTRILLASRLRSQYKTSAYLQLSDMLEFAHSLREMPIAIKTEMPKDQHYEVPTSFFKLVLGKHLKYSCCFFPDKSSSLEDAEKAMLELYAERSQLKDGLAVLDVGCGWGSLSLYIAQKYPNCQVTGICNSTTQKAYIEEKCRELQLQNVDIIVADISTFDMEASYDRIFSIEMFEHMKNYQDLLKKISKWMNSDSLLFIHYFCHKTFAYHFEDINDDDWITRYFFTGGTMPSANLLLYFQDDVSIVNQWLVNGKHYARTSEEWLKRMDQNFFSIKPIIESTYGKDSVVKWTAYWRTFFIAVAELFGYNDGEEWMVTHFLFKKK from the exons ATGGCGGCGACGGCGGATGCTAACGGCGGCATTATATATTTACTCATGCAGGTACCGTATGAAGCAACGGTGCGCCTGATGCTAACCTCCCTCGAGCGCAATTTACTTCCGGACCCCGTCGTAAGACTACTCACTCGCATCCTGCTCGCCTCCCGCCTCCGCTCCCAATACAAAACCTCCGCTTACCTCCAGTTGTCCGACATGCTCGAGTTTGCGCATT CATTGAGAGAAATGCCTATAGCAATCAAGACGGAAATGCCAAAGGATCAACACTATGAAGTTCCGACATCTTTCTTCAAGCTTGTTCTAGGGAAGCACCTTAAATACAG TTGCTGCTTCTTTCCAGACAAGTCAAGCAGCTTGGAGGATGCCGAGAAGGCAATGCTAGAGTTATACGCTGAGAGGTCACAACTAAAAGATGGTCTCGCTGTTCTTGATGTTGGCTGTGGCTGGGGATCACTTTCTTTGTACATAGCTCAAAAGTATCCCAATTGCCAGGTTACAGGGATTTGCAATTCGACTACCCAGAAAGCATATATTGAGGAGAAATGCCG GGAGCTTCAGCTGCAGAATGTCGATATAATAGTTGCAGATATCAGTACATTTGATATGGAAGCTTCCTATGACAGAATATTTTCCATCGAAATGTTTGAG CATATGAAAAACTATCAAGATCTTCTTAAGAAGATCTCCAAGTGGATGAATTCAGACAGTCTTCTGTTTATCCACTATTTTTGCCATAAAACATTTGCTTACCACTTTGAG GACATCAATGACGATGATTGGATTACTAGGTACTTCTTTACCGGAGGTACAATGCCCTCGGCAAACCTACTCCTCTATTTTCAG GATGATGTATCTATTGTTAATCAATGGCTGGTGAATGGAAAGCATTATGCACGCACAAG TGAGGAGTGGTTAAAGAGAATggaccaaaattttttttccataaagcCAATAATAGAATCCACTTATGGCAAGGATTCAGTTGTTAAGTGGACGGCCTACTGGAGAACATTTTTCATCGCGGTTGCAGAACTATTTGGCTACAATGATGGAGAAGAATGGATGGTCACACACTTCCTTTTCAAGAAAAAGTGA